The following coding sequences lie in one Nitrospiria bacterium genomic window:
- the nikR gene encoding nickel-responsive transcriptional regulator NikR: protein MKKTIRFGVSLDHHLLEGFDRLIRDKKYVNRSEAIRDLIRDQLVEEEWKLGEAVVGTITIVYDHDVRELGETLAHLQHRYHKAVQSTLHVHLDERNCMEVLVVMGKGAAVKAIADRLIGTKGVKHGKLSMTTTGKALS from the coding sequence ATGAAGAAAACCATCCGTTTCGGGGTTTCCCTCGACCACCATCTCCTGGAGGGCTTCGATCGTCTGATCAGGGACAAGAAATACGTCAACCGGTCCGAGGCGATCCGGGACCTGATCCGCGATCAACTGGTCGAAGAGGAGTGGAAGCTCGGGGAGGCGGTCGTCGGGACGATCACGATCGTCTACGATCACGACGTCCGGGAGCTGGGCGAAACGCTGGCCCATCTCCAGCACCGATATCACAAAGCGGTCCAGTCCACGCTCCATGTCCATCTGGATGAACGGAACTGCATGGAGGTGCTGGTCGTGATGGGGAAGGGGGCGGCGGTCAAGGCGATTGCGGATCGTCTCATCGGGACCAAAGGCGTCAAACACGGCAAGCTGAGCATGACGACCACCGGCAAGGCGCTCTCATGA
- a CDS encoding metal ABC transporter ATP-binding protein gives MNEPLITFENLGIGYKGRAVLSGISLTIARASFTAILGANGSGKTTLLKTVLGLLPPVAGRIEAASADAPLVFGYVPQAVQFDPVYLLTAFEVALMGTYGRVRAGRFIPAAERAFARECLHAAGAGELARKRFAELSGGQKQRVLIARALAARPGILVLDEPTAGVDHATTRAVMDFISQIRQERKITVLLVTHDFAAVRRHADQVVWLHEGKVFQGTAHDLLTPERMTKIFEEGRD, from the coding sequence ATGAATGAACCCCTGATCACTTTCGAGAACCTGGGTATCGGGTACAAAGGCCGAGCGGTGCTGTCCGGGATATCCCTCACAATCGCCCGAGCCAGTTTTACCGCCATTCTCGGCGCCAACGGCTCGGGCAAAACGACGCTGCTCAAAACCGTGCTCGGGCTGCTTCCACCGGTCGCCGGCCGCATCGAAGCCGCGTCCGCGGACGCACCGCTAGTGTTTGGATACGTCCCTCAAGCCGTTCAGTTCGACCCGGTTTATTTGCTGACGGCGTTCGAGGTCGCCCTGATGGGCACCTACGGTCGCGTTCGCGCAGGCCGTTTCATCCCGGCCGCCGAACGCGCCTTCGCGCGCGAATGCCTGCATGCGGCGGGCGCCGGGGAATTGGCCCGTAAGCGCTTTGCCGAACTCTCCGGAGGCCAGAAACAACGTGTGCTTATCGCCCGTGCCCTGGCGGCTCGCCCCGGCATCCTGGTGCTGGACGAACCGACGGCCGGCGTGGATCACGCGACAACGCGTGCCGTGATGGACTTCATTTCGCAGATTCGCCAGGAAAGGAAGATCACCGTCCTGCTCGTCACGCACGACTTTGCGGCGGTGCGCAGGCACGCCGATCAAGTGGTATGGCTCCATGAGGGAAAGGTCTTCCAAGGTACAGCCCACGACTTGCTAACACCTGAACGCATGACGAAAATATTTGAAGAAGGGAGAGACTGA
- a CDS encoding metal ABC transporter substrate-binding protein yields MKPLVRLLSIIALAAALSGWTAPAHAAKIRVVSTLTDMADFTREIGGDLVEVHSLATGVEDTHGVPMKPSFVPMMNRADLLLSEGFEMEHAFLPALLEASKNPRIQRDRSGYVDCSQGIVPLDVPKTTEHYAGDVHPYGNPHYMLDPVLAKTAIENIYKALVAFAPQDQADLTRNRDAYLAKLNGKIAEWEKEAAPLKGVKFISYHEEWNYFAARFGMNFFGTVELRPGIDPTPRHIEELIAGMKAGRVPIVVREPQFPEKVPERIAEQTGATMVTLPIMPGGVPQTETYIKMMDYIVHTMVATVQARK; encoded by the coding sequence ATGAAACCCTTAGTAAGATTATTATCGATCATCGCGCTCGCGGCGGCCTTGTCCGGATGGACGGCGCCGGCTCATGCCGCCAAGATCCGGGTCGTCTCGACGCTGACCGACATGGCCGACTTTACCCGCGAGATCGGCGGAGACCTGGTCGAGGTCCACAGCCTGGCCACCGGCGTCGAAGACACGCACGGCGTCCCGATGAAACCCAGCTTTGTGCCCATGATGAACCGGGCGGACTTGCTGCTTTCGGAGGGATTTGAAATGGAGCACGCATTTTTACCGGCGCTGCTGGAGGCGAGCAAGAATCCGCGCATCCAGAGAGACCGGTCCGGCTACGTGGATTGTTCGCAGGGCATCGTTCCGCTCGACGTGCCCAAAACAACCGAGCATTACGCGGGCGACGTTCATCCCTACGGGAACCCGCACTACATGCTCGATCCGGTATTGGCGAAGACCGCGATCGAAAACATCTACAAAGCACTGGTCGCATTCGCCCCCCAGGATCAAGCGGATTTGACGCGCAACCGCGACGCGTATCTCGCCAAGCTCAACGGCAAGATCGCCGAATGGGAAAAGGAAGCCGCCCCGCTCAAGGGCGTGAAGTTCATCTCCTATCACGAGGAGTGGAACTACTTCGCGGCGCGCTTCGGCATGAACTTCTTCGGCACGGTCGAACTGAGGCCCGGCATCGATCCGACCCCGCGTCACATCGAGGAATTGATCGCCGGGATGAAGGCCGGGCGTGTGCCGATCGTCGTGCGGGAGCCGCAGTTTCCCGAGAAGGTGCCGGAACGCATTGCCGAACAAACCGGCGCGACGATGGTAACGCTGCCCATCATGCCGGGCGGCGTGCCGCAGACGGAGACCTACATTAAGATGATGGACTACATTGTTCACACGATGGTCGCGACCGTGCAGGCGAGAAAGTAA
- a CDS encoding energy transducer TonB has product MEARTRRILAAALLSLGIHLSGGWFVLQLIKAMPVIRPPQPLEISLIAPAPSPGPSLAPKTRAPSPRPVPKPLIPIPSPVPEPPTPSSEIEKKAETTESPVPPSSVPSDGPKESRPQTDSEKGRESTREMLPETHPAFDADYLKNPIPEYPPMALRLGLQGTVIVRVLVDPDGRPDRVLLEKSSGAQILDDAALRAVERWLFVPARRGDQSVPAWVDVPVRFRLN; this is encoded by the coding sequence ATGGAGGCGCGAACGCGCCGCATCCTGGCGGCCGCGCTGCTTTCGCTGGGGATCCATCTCTCGGGCGGATGGTTCGTCCTCCAACTCATAAAGGCGATGCCGGTTATACGACCGCCTCAGCCGCTCGAAATCAGCCTGATCGCTCCGGCGCCATCCCCCGGCCCCTCTCTGGCTCCAAAAACGCGGGCGCCGAGCCCCCGACCGGTCCCCAAGCCGCTTATTCCGATCCCGTCGCCGGTCCCCGAGCCGCCGACGCCCTCATCCGAAATTGAAAAAAAGGCGGAAACGACGGAGTCGCCGGTTCCCCCGTCGTCCGTCCCTTCCGATGGGCCGAAGGAAAGCCGTCCGCAAACCGATTCTGAAAAGGGTCGGGAGTCGACGAGAGAAATGTTGCCGGAAACCCATCCCGCTTTCGACGCGGACTACCTGAAAAACCCCATTCCGGAGTATCCTCCAATGGCACTAAGGCTGGGTTTGCAGGGCACGGTGATCGTCCGCGTGCTTGTCGATCCGGACGGACGTCCGGATCGCGTGCTGCTGGAGAAAAGCTCGGGAGCCCAAATTCTGGATGACGCGGCCCTGCGGGCGGTGGAACGCTGGCTGTTTGTGCCGGCCCGGCGGGGTGATCAGTCGGTCCCGGCCTGGGTCGATGTTCCGGTTCGTTTTCGGCTTAACTGA
- a CDS encoding biopolymer transporter ExbD: MAPDPMEEDGSPRPLSEINMIPLIDVMLVLLVVFIVTAPLLKHSVKVNLPKADAKTSSVKNALVVSLDRDLQLFLEGVPITREELERMLRMRIERGESPAVELHADGEIAYRQIVSLMALLQSAGVTKLSFMTEPSKRGANHGG; encoded by the coding sequence ATGGCGCCGGATCCGATGGAAGAAGACGGCTCTCCGCGGCCGTTGAGTGAAATCAACATGATTCCCCTGATCGACGTGATGCTTGTGCTGCTGGTCGTTTTTATCGTGACCGCGCCTTTGTTGAAGCACAGCGTCAAGGTCAATTTGCCGAAGGCGGATGCAAAAACCTCGTCGGTGAAGAACGCCCTGGTCGTCAGTCTCGACCGGGATCTCCAACTGTTTTTGGAAGGCGTCCCCATCACCCGGGAGGAGCTGGAGCGTATGTTGAGGATGCGGATCGAACGGGGCGAATCGCCGGCGGTCGAGCTGCACGCCGACGGCGAGATCGCCTACCGGCAGATCGTGAGCCTGATGGCTCTCTTGCAAAGCGCGGGGGTCACGAAGCTTTCGTTTATGACCGAGCCAAGCAAAAGAGGCGCGAATCATGGCGGATAA
- a CDS encoding metal ABC transporter permease — protein METLHQILSPDFLLRNSLYTSILVGLACPLVGVYLVMRRLAFMGIALPQISSTGVAIALSLPLWLGFNPAEHGSQSAHTLAFAGSVTFSLAAILTLAFMERRGRGQPEARLGTAYVVASALGILLLSQNPYGEIGWLDMLKGEVIAVSNFDLALTAATLALVLAVLGMFQKELLLVSFDRDMAAILRKNVVFWDVLLYILIGLTVSMAVLSVGPLISFGFLLIPALIAHLFARNMRQFTALASLIGGAAAFIGFYIAYAWDMPVGPADVVLLGVLYATAWTVARLLQAPRFRGPRLSRP, from the coding sequence ATGGAAACGCTTCATCAGATTCTCTCGCCCGATTTTCTCCTGCGCAATTCGCTTTACACCAGCATACTCGTCGGCCTCGCCTGCCCCTTGGTCGGCGTTTATCTCGTGATGCGCCGGCTGGCGTTTATGGGCATTGCGCTGCCTCAGATTTCCTCGACGGGCGTTGCGATCGCTCTGTCACTTCCTTTATGGCTCGGCTTCAATCCGGCGGAGCACGGTTCGCAGAGCGCTCACACGCTGGCCTTCGCGGGCTCGGTCACGTTTTCTCTGGCCGCGATTCTGACGCTGGCGTTCATGGAGCGAAGAGGCCGCGGACAACCCGAAGCCCGGCTTGGCACCGCATACGTCGTGGCTTCGGCTTTGGGCATTTTGCTTCTGTCACAAAACCCTTACGGCGAGATCGGCTGGCTGGACATGCTGAAAGGAGAGGTCATCGCCGTTTCCAATTTCGATCTTGCGCTGACGGCGGCAACGCTTGCGCTTGTTCTCGCGGTGCTGGGAATGTTTCAGAAGGAGCTGCTCCTGGTCTCCTTCGACCGCGACATGGCAGCGATCCTTCGCAAGAACGTCGTTTTCTGGGACGTGTTGCTCTATATCCTGATCGGACTGACCGTTTCGATGGCGGTGCTCAGCGTCGGTCCGCTGATTTCGTTCGGCTTCTTGCTGATCCCCGCGCTGATCGCGCACCTGTTCGCGCGCAACATGCGCCAGTTCACGGCGCTCGCATCGTTGATTGGAGGCGCGGCGGCGTTCATCGGTTTCTATATTGCGTATGCCTGGGATATGCCTGTGGGCCCGGCGGACGTCGTTCTCCTCGGAGTGCTTTACGCAACGGCCTGGACAGTCGCGAGGCTTCTCCAGGCCCCTCGTTTCCGCGGCCCCCGCCTTTCCCGTCCTTGA
- a CDS encoding MotA/TolQ/ExbB proton channel family protein — MGSTDSVTSGGWAVYLQQVSPVVTAVLWLLVGLSFLTWFLILYKALEFWRALRADKRYAQQFWNTKVILSARIGESADLKGGYAQLTDSGLRALERYREQFGIANRGAGDSAEIVARALRQAVQDCMTRSEAGLGLLATIGNTAPFIGLFGTVVGIMSALKDISQTGAAGLDVVAGPIGEALIATAAGLACAIPAVVAYNIFVRRLRVLANGLNRFAQDLLGRILSENQARDRAGSGIKE, encoded by the coding sequence ATGGGTTCGACGGATTCGGTCACAAGCGGCGGATGGGCGGTCTACCTGCAACAGGTCAGCCCGGTCGTCACGGCCGTTTTGTGGTTGTTGGTCGGTTTGTCCTTCCTTACCTGGTTTTTAATCCTGTACAAGGCGTTGGAGTTTTGGCGGGCCCTACGCGCGGACAAGCGCTATGCGCAGCAGTTTTGGAATACGAAAGTGATTTTGTCCGCAAGGATTGGAGAAAGCGCGGACCTCAAAGGGGGCTACGCCCAGTTGACCGATAGCGGATTGCGAGCCTTGGAACGGTATCGTGAGCAATTTGGGATCGCGAACAGAGGGGCCGGCGATTCGGCCGAGATAGTCGCCCGCGCGTTGCGACAGGCGGTTCAAGACTGCATGACCCGATCGGAAGCCGGTCTCGGGTTGTTGGCGACCATCGGTAATACCGCCCCGTTCATCGGATTGTTCGGAACCGTTGTGGGGATTATGTCCGCGCTCAAGGATATTTCCCAAACCGGCGCCGCCGGTTTGGACGTCGTGGCCGGTCCGATCGGCGAAGCTTTGATCGCGACCGCGGCGGGTCTGGCCTGCGCGATCCCGGCCGTCGTGGCCTACAACATCTTTGTGCGCCGTTTGAGGGTGCTGGCCAACGGGTTGAACAGGTTTGCCCAGGATTTGCTCGGGCGGATCTTGTCTGAAAACCAGGCCCGCGATCGTGCGGGGTCCGGAATCAAGGAGTGA